The Deltaproteobacteria bacterium genomic sequence GGATGAAGACGGTCCTCGACAACCTGATCGACCGGCTGGAGATCCCGGAGCTCATCGTCGCCTTCGTGGACTCGCCCGATCGGCTCCTGGAGTACGCGAACCACGCCCAGCACGCGCGCTTCCTCACCGAGGAGCTCGTGCCCCACCTCTACGAGCGCTTCCCCCTGCGGAACACGCCCCGGGCGCGCTGCCTGATGGGCGCGAGCTTCGGCGGGGTGGCCGCGCTCTCCACCGCGGTGAGCTACCCCGGCTTCTGGGGGCGGGTGCTGGTCCAGTCCGGCTCCTTCGCCTTCACCGACATCGGTGATCACAACCACCGGGGCCCCCTCTTCGATCCGGTGGTGGCCTTCATGAACGGCTTCCGGGCCGCCCCGAGCGCCGTCACCGAGAAGATCTTCATGAGCTGCGGCGTCTACGAGTCGCTCATCTACGAGAACCGCTCGCTGGTCCCCCTGCTCACCGAGACCGGGATGCAGGTGCGCTTCGTCGAGGCCCGCGACGGTCACAACTGGGAGAACTGGCGGGATCGCCTGCGGGAGGGCCTCTCCTGGCTCTACCCGGGACCCTTGCTGATGGTCTACGAATGAGGAAGCGAGACGGAGGAATCGATGGGTGAAATCACGCGCAAGATCGGGCTCTCGCTCGGGGCCGACATCTGCTGGCCGGCCAGCTACGAGACC encodes the following:
- a CDS encoding alpha/beta hydrolase-fold protein; its protein translation is MTGALRELLESHPDGAKVDAWMKGRHFPIVEGKCATFVWRGHADAVKLRHFIFGLESAQDLTRLENTDLWHLSLEIPPESRVEYKFEVHRGGHSEWIEDPLNGQRARDPFGANSVLQGEGYVVPEWTRPDPRVRPGRLVPLSLRSAALGGERRGHIYLPARLRASRRYSLVVVHDGSDYLNYAGMKTVLDNLIDRLEIPELIVAFVDSPDRLLEYANHAQHARFLTEELVPHLYERFPLRNTPRARCLMGASFGGVAALSTAVSYPGFWGRVLVQSGSFAFTDIGDHNHRGPLFDPVVAFMNGFRAAPSAVTEKIFMSCGVYESLIYENRSLVPLLTETGMQVRFVEARDGHNWENWRDRLREGLSWLYPGPLLMVYE